A single genomic interval of bacterium harbors:
- a CDS encoding JAB domain-containing protein → MYKGLAVRIEMIRETVEKMGPAVKTPQTVWELLSDLRKKDREYFVVLCLNSKNRVLCINTISVGTLNASMVHPREVFKPAILANSASIILAHNHPSGEPEPSREDKEITKQIMEAGKILNIPLLDHVILGGESWISLKIEKLM, encoded by the coding sequence ATGTACAAAGGGTTAGCGGTGCGAATTGAGATGATACGAGAAACAGTCGAAAAAATGGGACCTGCCGTAAAAACTCCGCAAACAGTATGGGAACTCTTGTCAGACTTACGGAAAAAGGACAGGGAATATTTTGTAGTGTTGTGCCTAAATAGCAAAAACAGAGTTTTATGTATCAATACAATCAGCGTTGGGACTTTGAATGCGAGCATGGTACATCCGAGAGAAGTCTTCAAACCTGCGATTCTGGCGAATTCGGCAAGTATAATTCTTGCGCATAACCACCCAAGCGGGGAACCGGAGCCAAGTAGAGAGGATAAAGAAATTACAAAACAAATTATGGAGGCGGGTAAAATACTTAATATTCCGCTATTAGACCACGTAATACTTGGCGGGGAGAGTTGGATATCTTTGAAGATTGAGAAACTAATGTAA
- a CDS encoding PD-(D/E)XK nuclease family protein has protein sequence MEQTFSVSRIERFDKCPLSWRLHYIDHIPEISTPELLIGSAVHKAIEIYCKQLLNGNKRSSINEIISEATDSVSNGEILNDVNRIFQDFIITHDFSKRKVLGVEEDLTHDIGKYKFRGKLDLTEMNNVPLIRDWKTGRRIYSQSEADSSLQASAYALLLYKEYPEFRNSNFFVCKFEFVRFQQVIETIRTQKDIKLTESYLIKKMDTISNAADKNDFPPKPGHFCGWCSYSNRCPIDTKPASPSAIASQILILESILKDAKTRIKALVEKQGPVAINNEIFDFYPQESETYPVAKFMEVLKKNKVLDAFKFLKVDNEEAKRLSPRILEELLPLSIGKVTTKFCHKQREVAQ, from the coding sequence ATGGAACAAACCTTTAGTGTTTCCCGAATAGAACGTTTCGATAAGTGTCCGCTTTCTTGGCGGCTACATTACATAGACCATATCCCAGAAATATCTACTCCCGAACTTCTTATAGGAAGCGCAGTTCATAAAGCAATTGAAATTTATTGTAAACAATTACTTAACGGGAATAAAAGAAGCAGCATAAATGAGATAATCTCTGAAGCCACAGATTCAGTATCAAACGGAGAAATCCTTAATGATGTTAATAGAATATTCCAGGATTTTATAATAACGCATGATTTTAGTAAACGTAAGGTTCTAGGCGTGGAAGAAGATTTAACCCACGATATTGGAAAATATAAATTTCGTGGGAAGCTCGATTTGACCGAAATGAACAATGTCCCTTTGATAAGAGATTGGAAAACAGGAAGAAGAATCTACAGTCAATCAGAGGCTGACAGTTCGCTTCAGGCATCTGCTTATGCATTGCTTCTCTACAAAGAATATCCAGAATTTCGAAATTCTAACTTTTTTGTATGTAAGTTTGAATTCGTCCGCTTCCAACAGGTAATAGAAACTATACGCACACAAAAGGATATTAAACTTACTGAGTCATACCTCATAAAAAAAATGGATACCATTTCTAATGCGGCAGATAAAAATGATTTCCCTCCCAAACCTGGTCATTTCTGCGGGTGGTGTAGTTACTCTAACCGATGTCCTATAGATACGAAACCAGCCAGTCCATCGGCAATTGCAAGCCAAATCCTAATCCTTGAATCTATACTCAAAGACGCAAAAACCAGAATTAAAGCCTTAGTTGAAAAACAGGGACCGGTTGCTATTAACAACGAAATCTTTGATTTTTATCCCCAGGAATCTGAAACATATCCTGTTGCTAAGTTTATGGAAGTTCTCAAGAAGAATAAGGTGCTAGATGCATTCAAGTTCCTGAAGGTTGACAATGAAGAAGCGAAACGTTTAAGTCCACGAATTCTGGAAGAATTGCTGCCATTATCTATTGGGAAGGTAACAACAAAATTTTGTCATAAACAAAGAGAGGTGGCACAATGA
- a CDS encoding vWA domain-containing protein produces the protein MKLNLADYIRHYVKRVIGLNIPVEDSPQPCAVYQPKQILGLPVSEKTLGQFLGEEFVSNASKELLFSIIIGLGYHEAAHLLSGEDNITEPHILNNVICDSNDFNFVPNTWPGSVPFTLSLVNTTYQQSPDIADIPLKTKKDELCALLELAIEFMRKRRVKFEKKDVKELVDCHPLHDAFEKIKPIVKEARKAKIKDRPTLVKQLFEVLKGYWVEEEKQKGKGKKKGKPSPELTAEMLDKLTKSAGAGRKLNKSDVSKLQRLAEQSGVLSKCREVMQKVEKEIAKEALERIHSCIDKPYDLHEQKEMSSYPPQINDQIVSEIRNTLKPILFQRAIKRMAPSTVGIRFSSSHFHEIKTNPDKPRIRRDVKRIARTIDETNIILCFDRSGSMAGEKQETTVQIASNLYKALSTIPKVKTQLLGFNDVPNLIKGNRAVSMDTALRRIPLGLQAQGGTNFPLALKECLRLAKETQAHKKLVIILTDGDLAGDFPIRDLLVYAEEYRIEVICVGIKGSNVFELKLHFDKSIYVDRINDLPRKLKEVTLSNI, from the coding sequence ATGAAACTCAATCTTGCTGATTATATCCGACACTATGTCAAAAGGGTAATAGGGCTTAATATTCCGGTGGAAGACTCGCCACAACCCTGTGCAGTTTATCAGCCCAAACAGATATTGGGATTACCAGTTTCAGAAAAAACTTTAGGACAATTTCTGGGCGAAGAATTCGTATCTAATGCAAGCAAAGAACTACTGTTCTCTATCATTATTGGATTGGGATACCACGAAGCGGCACATCTTTTATCGGGGGAAGACAATATTACAGAGCCACATATATTGAATAACGTTATATGCGATTCAAACGATTTTAACTTTGTGCCTAATACTTGGCCCGGTTCAGTCCCGTTTACACTTTCCCTTGTAAACACCACCTATCAGCAGAGTCCAGACATTGCGGATATCCCGTTAAAAACAAAGAAAGATGAATTATGTGCCCTGTTGGAGCTTGCCATTGAATTTATGAGGAAAAGACGAGTAAAATTCGAAAAGAAAGATGTAAAGGAATTGGTTGACTGTCATCCATTACACGACGCTTTTGAGAAAATCAAACCAATTGTAAAAGAGGCAAGAAAAGCAAAAATCAAAGATAGACCTACTTTAGTAAAACAATTATTTGAAGTGCTGAAAGGCTACTGGGTGGAGGAAGAGAAACAAAAAGGTAAAGGTAAAAAGAAGGGCAAACCTTCACCAGAACTCACAGCAGAAATGTTAGACAAACTGACAAAATCTGCCGGAGCAGGAAGAAAATTAAATAAAAGTGATGTCAGTAAATTACAACGACTTGCGGAACAAAGCGGTGTATTGAGTAAATGCAGGGAAGTAATGCAGAAAGTCGAAAAAGAAATTGCTAAAGAAGCCCTTGAACGAATTCATTCGTGCATTGATAAACCCTATGATTTACACGAACAGAAAGAAATGTCTTCGTATCCACCACAAATAAACGACCAAATCGTATCAGAAATCAGGAATACTCTAAAGCCTATACTATTCCAACGAGCTATAAAAAGAATGGCACCAAGTACTGTGGGGATACGATTTTCTTCATCGCATTTCCATGAGATTAAGACTAACCCAGATAAGCCAAGAATAAGGAGGGACGTGAAAAGAATAGCAAGAACTATAGATGAGACAAATATTATCTTATGTTTTGACCGTTCCGGAAGCATGGCAGGCGAAAAGCAGGAAACTACAGTTCAGATTGCAAGCAATCTCTACAAAGCTCTTTCCACTATACCAAAGGTAAAGACACAGTTATTGGGATTTAATGACGTGCCAAATCTAATAAAAGGGAATAGAGCTGTATCTATGGATACTGCATTACGGCGAATTCCATTAGGTTTACAAGCACAAGGTGGAACTAATTTCCCACTCGCATTGAAAGAATGTTTGCGATTAGCGAAAGAAACACAAGCACACAAAAAACTTGTTATTATTCTAACAGATGGGGATTTGGCAGGGGACTTTCCTATACGAGACTTGCTTGTATATGCAGAAGAATACAGAATTGAAGTAATTTGCGTAGGCATAAAAGGCAGCAACGTTTTTGAATTGAAACTGCATTTTGATAAATCAATATATGTGGATAGGATTAATGACTTACCACGTAAATTAAAGGAAGTTACTCTATCAAACATATAA
- a CDS encoding AAA family ATPase: protein MTEEELLNISIPRAKISSNLSTGELLDLQVDYRLEKSKDGLWYLIGEANPTGTPKEDRLLLASEEVVDIMDGSLSVDEYLQDETFQTHQKKLAERLAMSVLSEQGMTTNRERFDVTLEPYILQQHIVQTKGENLLAVLIKELKKSDCCNPIPAYLRVTAPTGFIPDPMTLESLEQRIYEGTPAVALLGPTGSGKSALARYMGARLNNEGYGVYTIDGNARLEGDALFARDDFNKDGTFVLEGILCKLARETKKQEIKLLVVLEEYNSFSDETRREFYRLFSDEDRYYTIQSAKYQNSEAKVDFSNVQFILTANPLSSDRYLTDDMKRLSNAESRRLVILYQDYTKDPKTITKILKSLITKKPAYQKLKQKIPDIDNQINWKLGVDVFKAITDNIEGDSLGWDIGYTPVADFLFTSTLRQHQPQRYVIALSEHILNAIPDINIRSLACERIRQATNIIVPKEYITRGA from the coding sequence ATGACAGAAGAAGAACTACTAAATATTTCAATTCCAAGAGCTAAAATAAGTTCTAATCTTTCGACAGGCGAATTATTGGATTTACAGGTAGATTACAGATTAGAAAAAAGTAAAGACGGACTTTGGTACCTTATTGGCGAAGCCAATCCAACTGGAACACCAAAGGAAGATAGACTGCTACTTGCATCGGAAGAGGTCGTGGATATTATGGATGGCAGTTTATCGGTAGACGAATACTTGCAGGATGAGACTTTTCAAACCCATCAAAAGAAATTGGCAGAACGATTGGCTATGTCAGTTCTATCGGAGCAGGGAATGACTACAAATAGGGAACGATTTGACGTTACGCTCGAACCTTACATTTTACAGCAACACATCGTCCAGACGAAAGGCGAAAATCTGCTTGCAGTCCTCATTAAAGAGCTCAAAAAATCAGATTGTTGCAATCCTATTCCGGCTTATCTCCGTGTAACAGCTCCTACCGGTTTTATTCCAGACCCTATGACATTAGAGAGTCTCGAACAACGAATCTATGAAGGTACACCGGCAGTTGCATTATTGGGACCAACAGGGAGTGGGAAGAGTGCACTTGCAAGATATATGGGTGCAAGGCTAAATAACGAAGGTTATGGAGTATACACAATTGACGGGAATGCACGACTTGAAGGGGATGCTTTGTTCGCTAGAGATGACTTCAACAAAGATGGGACTTTTGTTTTGGAAGGTATTTTATGCAAACTTGCAAGGGAAACGAAAAAACAGGAAATTAAATTGCTAGTGGTACTGGAAGAGTATAATTCTTTTTCTGACGAAACACGGCGTGAATTTTACAGACTTTTTAGTGATGAGGATAGGTATTATACCATTCAATCCGCTAAGTATCAAAATTCAGAAGCTAAAGTAGATTTCTCCAATGTGCAATTTATTTTGACCGCAAACCCCTTGAGTTCAGACCGTTATCTCACGGATGACATGAAAAGACTTTCAAATGCAGAATCCCGTAGGCTGGTAATTCTCTACCAAGATTACACTAAAGACCCGAAGACTATTACAAAGATATTGAAATCTCTTATTACGAAGAAACCAGCATACCAAAAACTTAAACAAAAAATCCCAGACATTGATAACCAGATAAATTGGAAGTTAGGCGTAGATGTATTCAAAGCTATTACTGACAATATAGAAGGCGATTCACTCGGATGGGACATTGGTTACACCCCAGTTGCAGATTTTCTTTTTACGAGCACGCTTCGTCAACATCAACCGCAACGATATGTTATAGCTTTATCCGAACACATTTTGAATGCAATTCCGGATATAAATATCCGTTCTCTTGCCTGTGAAAGGATAAGGCAGGCTACGAATATTATAGTGCCGAAAGAGTATATTACAAGAGGTGCATGA
- a CDS encoding DUF87 domain-containing protein → MGTIAITIGSADNGNILARADKQVEASISLMDFVKIGNTIGRITRITDSHDYSTEQILTNIAKKCLKTRLNIPEETKEMLFKRIEIEPLGTVYDTGELTEFEGNIGYFMPVFEANESEIAKLYPNHKEGITIGNIASGYKSTNIPFKLDIDLALSRHALVLGKTGTGKTNFLKELIASNLELKSPLPMLIFGHPDLGMDNPNDKGTRGLSALGDDKVVLFGYEKRLKLSPEELALTDIFEQFPDMSTSMRDLWMHMQTREPKNYIEILAKYNLNSDPYKLHRQQIPDPQHKGKNITVGIAPMATIDAVSKQARVLANYIDSKASPIVSQILMSLKQSKTVLINTFNMTEYYQGLFVKLLLNRLQQSGKYAMHRKVSQKYLVVVDEAQHFIKTCGEKIAEFVMECRKFGVTLLLSTQSPASIPASVYGQIYSTIAFHLNKSDLKVLIDYSPLLEDCKSMILRPPLNKTLGLAIAQVVDYPYPAVIRVPHFERRFNK, encoded by the coding sequence ATGGGAACAATAGCAATAACAATAGGGAGTGCAGATAATGGTAATATTCTTGCCCGTGCTGATAAACAAGTAGAAGCAAGTATTTCACTAATGGATTTTGTAAAAATAGGAAATACGATTGGCAGAATTACCAGGATTACAGACAGTCACGATTATTCAACAGAACAAATACTTACTAACATTGCAAAGAAATGTCTAAAAACCAGGCTTAACATTCCAGAAGAAACGAAAGAGATGTTATTTAAAAGAATAGAAATAGAACCATTAGGCACGGTTTATGACACAGGGGAACTCACAGAGTTCGAAGGTAACATCGGATATTTTATGCCGGTGTTTGAAGCAAATGAAAGTGAAATTGCGAAACTTTATCCTAATCATAAAGAAGGCATAACAATAGGGAATATAGCCTCCGGATATAAGAGCACAAATATCCCATTTAAGTTAGACATAGATTTGGCTTTATCAAGGCATGCTTTAGTGCTGGGGAAAACGGGTACAGGTAAAACAAATTTCTTAAAAGAATTAATTGCGTCTAACCTTGAACTCAAGTCTCCACTGCCTATGCTTATATTCGGGCATCCGGATTTAGGAATGGATAACCCTAATGATAAAGGTACAAGGGGACTATCCGCATTAGGAGATGATAAGGTTGTGCTTTTTGGATATGAAAAAAGACTAAAATTATCTCCCGAAGAGTTAGCGTTAACCGATATATTTGAGCAGTTTCCGGATATGTCTACTTCGATGCGTGACCTATGGATGCACATGCAAACGAGGGAGCCAAAGAATTATATCGAAATTCTTGCTAAATATAATTTAAACTCAGACCCGTATAAGTTACATAGACAGCAAATCCCAGACCCGCAACACAAGGGGAAAAATATAACGGTAGGCATTGCTCCTATGGCTACGATTGACGCTGTGAGTAAGCAGGCTCGTGTGCTTGCTAATTATATCGACTCTAAGGCATCTCCTATTGTTTCTCAAATACTGATGTCGCTTAAACAAAGCAAAACCGTGTTAATCAACACTTTTAATATGACCGAATACTACCAGGGATTATTTGTAAAATTGCTTTTGAACAGGCTTCAGCAAAGTGGAAAATACGCAATGCACAGAAAAGTATCCCAAAAATATCTTGTTGTCGTAGATGAAGCACAACACTTCATAAAAACCTGTGGGGAGAAAATTGCTGAATTCGTGATGGAATGTAGGAAATTTGGAGTTACTTTATTATTGAGTACTCAATCACCTGCTTCTATTCCGGCAAGTGTTTATGGACAGATTTATTCTACTATCGCATTTCATTTGAACAAATCGGATTTAAAAGTATTGATTGATTATTCGCCATTACTTGAAGATTGCAAGTCAATGATACTACGACCTCCGTTGAATAAAACACTTGGCTTAGCGATTGCACAAGTAGTGGATTATCCGTACCCCGCAGTAATCCGAGTCCCTCACTTTGAACGAAGGTTCAATAAATAA
- a CDS encoding tautomerase family protein, which translates to MPLIRIDLWKGTATVEQKGKLVKDITDTVSDTIEL; encoded by the coding sequence ATGCCACTAATAAGAATAGATTTATGGAAAGGAACAGCAACAGTTGAGCAGAAGGGAAAACTTGTAAAAGATATTACGGATACAGTATCCGATACTATAGAACTATGA
- a CDS encoding class I SAM-dependent DNA methyltransferase, whose translation MTSTTIVQKLWNYCNVLRDDGVSYGDYVEQLTYLLFLKMAEEQTKLLHKSPIVLRGLDWQSLLDKDGDALEVQYRHILETLGKEKGMLGVIFRKSQNKIQDPAKLKRLIMLINEETWVGLDVDVKGEIYEGLLEKNAQDVKSGSGQYFTPRPLIKAMVEVMRPEPGMTICDPACGTGGFILAAHKYIAGNYKLDKEQKEFLKFKTFKGVDIVDNVVRLCTMNLYLHGIGGDESPITTNDALVSSPTEHFDMVLTNPPFGKKSSVTIVNGEGKADKESLIYERQDFWATTSNKQLNFLQHVKSLLEINGKAAIVLPDNVLFEGGAGETVRRKLLHECDVHTFLRLPTGIFYAQGVKANVLFFDKKPGSEKPWTKKLWIYDLRTNQHFKLKTGTLRYEDLQDFIACYNASNRHNRKETEQFKPFTYEELIKRDKTSLDILWVKDDSVEDSDNLPAPDILAQDIIEKLESALEQFNSIQQNLEGT comes from the coding sequence ATGACTTCTACAACAATTGTACAAAAGCTCTGGAATTATTGTAATGTCCTTCGTGATGATGGTGTTAGCTACGGCGATTATGTAGAACAACTTACTTACCTATTGTTTCTTAAAATGGCAGAAGAACAAACTAAGTTATTACACAAATCTCCCATTGTTCTTAGAGGACTTGATTGGCAAAGCCTTCTGGATAAAGATGGCGATGCTCTGGAAGTCCAATACCGGCATATCCTTGAAACACTTGGCAAAGAAAAAGGTATGCTTGGCGTTATATTCAGAAAATCACAAAATAAGATTCAAGACCCTGCGAAACTTAAACGACTAATTATGCTTATAAATGAAGAAACATGGGTTGGATTGGATGTGGATGTTAAAGGCGAAATCTACGAAGGACTACTTGAAAAGAATGCGCAGGATGTCAAAAGCGGTTCAGGTCAGTATTTTACACCAAGACCGCTTATAAAAGCAATGGTTGAAGTTATGCGTCCCGAACCCGGGATGACTATTTGCGACCCTGCTTGTGGAACAGGCGGTTTTATTCTTGCGGCACATAAATATATAGCCGGTAACTATAAATTAGACAAAGAACAAAAAGAGTTTTTAAAATTTAAAACCTTCAAGGGAGTAGACATTGTTGATAACGTGGTAAGGTTATGCACAATGAACCTTTATCTTCACGGGATAGGAGGAGATGAAAGTCCGATTACTACAAATGATGCGCTTGTTTCATCTCCAACAGAGCATTTTGATATGGTGCTTACTAATCCACCGTTCGGCAAGAAAAGCAGTGTCACAATAGTAAATGGGGAAGGCAAGGCAGACAAAGAGTCATTAATCTATGAACGACAGGATTTCTGGGCTACTACTTCTAATAAGCAACTTAACTTCCTACAGCATGTGAAAAGTCTTCTCGAAATAAACGGTAAAGCGGCTATTGTGCTCCCTGATAATGTTCTTTTTGAAGGCGGGGCAGGAGAAACTGTTCGTAGAAAATTACTTCACGAGTGCGATGTCCATACGTTTTTAAGACTTCCTACAGGTATATTTTATGCACAAGGAGTAAAAGCAAATGTCCTTTTCTTTGACAAGAAACCGGGCAGTGAAAAACCTTGGACTAAAAAACTTTGGATTTATGATTTAAGAACTAACCAGCATTTTAAACTTAAAACAGGAACTTTGAGATATGAAGATTTACAGGATTTTATTGCCTGTTATAACGCATCAAACAGACACAACAGGAAAGAAACCGAGCAGTTTAAGCCATTCACCTATGAAGAGCTAATAAAACGGGATAAAACAAGCCTTGATATACTGTGGGTGAAAGATGACAGCGTGGAAGATAGCGACAACCTTCCTGCTCCTGATATTCTGGCGCAGGATATTATAGAAAAGCTCGAATCCGCACTTGAGCAATTCAACAGTATCCAACAAAACCTAGAGGGAACATAG
- a CDS encoding restriction endonuclease subunit S, protein MINKFSYNLPKNWVWTKLKEISFIQGGYAFKSTDYSNSGVPLLRISNIKDCKVNFDQDTVFLDNAFIERCPDFQINKGDILIALSGATTGKFGIYEKGEVALLNQRVGRIKFYKASLDSSRFVFHYMDILRKDILKQAYGAAQPNISTQELGEFSLPLPPLPEQKRIVAKIEELFTKLDTGVEALKEIKKQLKRYRQAVLKYAFEGKLTEKWREANKNKLEPASVLLGKIKKENKTQEKYKEFQPVDTSNLSQLPRNWVWTRVGEIFKVATGSTPDTSVAEHWNNGKIKWATPKDLGKLSSPYIDDTERKITQSGLDSCSAKIVPLNSLLISTRAPIGYIAILADNIAFNQGCKALVNANNNLVFIQYYYYLLLTRVNEMNLLGSGSTFKEISKDSIANITIPFPPIPEQHKIVEEIEKRFSVADKVEKTVDENIKQANRLRQSILKKAFEGKLVPQNPNDEPAEKLLERIKIKKVKQGR, encoded by the coding sequence ATGATAAACAAATTTTCGTATAATCTCCCCAAAAACTGGGTATGGACAAAGCTAAAAGAGATTTCGTTTATACAAGGAGGCTATGCATTTAAAAGTACAGATTATAGTAACAGCGGGGTTCCGTTATTGCGTATTTCTAACATTAAAGATTGTAAAGTCAATTTTGACCAAGACACAGTTTTTTTAGATAATGCGTTTATAGAAAGGTGCCCTGATTTTCAAATAAATAAAGGAGATATCTTAATAGCTTTATCTGGAGCTACTACTGGAAAATTTGGCATATACGAAAAAGGCGAAGTAGCATTATTAAATCAACGAGTAGGAAGAATTAAGTTTTATAAAGCTTCTCTGGATTCATCTCGGTTTGTTTTCCATTATATGGACATTCTTCGCAAAGATATTTTGAAACAAGCCTATGGTGCAGCTCAACCCAATATCAGTACTCAAGAATTGGGTGAGTTTTCTCTTCCCCTTCCACCTCTTCCCGAGCAGAAGCGGATAGTGGCAAAGATAGAGGAGTTGTTTACAAAACTGGATACAGGTGTAGAAGCCCTAAAAGAGATAAAAAAACAACTAAAGCGTTATCGGCAGGCAGTTCTGAAATATGCATTTGAAGGGAAATTAACAGAAAAATGGAGAGAAGCGAATAAAAACAAATTAGAACCTGCAAGTGTACTTCTGGGAAAAATAAAGAAAGAAAATAAAACACAAGAAAAATATAAAGAGTTTCAGCCGGTAGATACATCTAACCTATCTCAACTTCCCAGAAATTGGGTATGGACAAGGGTGGGAGAAATATTCAAGGTTGCAACTGGTTCTACTCCCGATACTAGTGTTGCAGAACATTGGAATAACGGGAAAATTAAATGGGCAACTCCAAAAGATTTAGGAAAACTATCTTCTCCTTACATTGATGATACAGAACGGAAGATCACGCAAAGTGGACTAGATAGCTGTTCGGCAAAAATAGTACCCTTAAATTCCTTGCTAATTTCTACAAGGGCTCCTATTGGTTATATAGCAATACTTGCCGATAATATAGCATTTAATCAAGGATGTAAAGCATTAGTAAATGCAAATAATAATTTAGTATTTATACAATACTATTATTATCTTTTATTAACAAGAGTCAATGAGATGAATCTTCTTGGAAGTGGCTCTACCTTCAAAGAAATCTCCAAAGATAGCATTGCAAATATTACTATCCCCTTTCCTCCTATTCCCGAGCAACATAAGATTGTAGAGGAGATAGAGAAACGGTTTTCTGTCGCGGATAAAGTAGAAAAAACAGTTGACGAAAACATTAAGCAGGCAAACAGATTACGCCAGAGCATACTCAAAAAGGCGTTTGAAGGGAAACTTGTTCCACAAAATCCAAACGATGAGCCAGCAGAAAAATTATTGGAAAGAATAAAAATAAAAAAAGTAAAACAAGGGAGATAA